The DNA window TCATCGCGATGCGGGACGGCGAGATCGTCGCGCAGGGGCCGCCGGCCGAGGTGGTCACGGCGGAGCTCGTGGAGCGGGTCTTCGGGCTGCGCTGCCAGGTCATCGACGACCCGGAGACCGGGACGCCGCTGGTGGTGCCGGCGGCGCGGCAGGCACGCGCGGGGCGGGCGGTGGCCGGGGCCGTCCCGGCTTCCTGACGCGGGCGGACGGGCCGGCTCCGGTGGGCCACAGCAGGACGGACCGGCCGGTGGGCTAAGGAGGACGGGCCGGCCAGTGGGCTACAGGAGTTTCCTGAGGCGGATCAGGTCGCGGAAGCCGGCTTCCAGCCTCACCCGGCCCGAAGCCCAGGCCCTGGCGAAGTTCAGCTCGCCGCCGACCATCGCGACCAGGTCGTCGCCCGTGATCGCCAGGCGGATCTCGGCCCGCTCGCGCGGCGGACCGTCCAGGGTCTCCCGTACGTCGATCCGGCCGTCCGTGAGGCGGCCGGTGAACGTGACGTCCAGATCAGTGACGTGACAGCTCAGGGAACGGTCGAGCGCGGCGGCGCTGCGTACGCCGTCGTCGTCGGCCCGGGCCAGGTTGTCCGAAAGTGTGTCGAG is part of the Streptomyces agglomeratus genome and encodes:
- a CDS encoding SCP2 sterol-binding domain-containing protein; the encoded protein is MATTEECRGALDTLSDNLARADDDGVRSAAALDRSLSCHVTDLDVTFTGRLTDGRIDVRETLDGPPRERAEIRLAITGDDLVAMVGGELNFARAWASGRVRLEAGFRDLIRLRKLL